In one window of Clupea harengus chromosome 4, Ch_v2.0.2, whole genome shotgun sequence DNA:
- the snrpg gene encoding small nuclear ribonucleoprotein G: MSKAHPPELKKFMDKKLSLKLNGGRHVQGILRGFDPFMNLVVDDTLEMAPGGQQNNIGMVVIRGNSIIMLEALERV, translated from the exons ATGAGTAAAGCACATCCACCAGAGTTGAAAAA gtTCATGGATAAGAAGCTTTCAT tAAAGCTTAATGGAGGGCGCCATGTTCAGGGCATCTTGCGTGGATTTGACCCGTTCATGAACTTGGTGGTGGATGACACTTTGGAAATGGCACCAGGGGGACAACAGAACAACATCGGCATGGTG GTAATCAGAGGAAACAGCATCATTATGTTGGAAGCGCTGGAAAGAGTATGA
- the si:ch211-148l7.4 gene encoding zinc finger protein 721 produces MDVASHNWDADQDSEDFVRNRQAGDAFSKLAELMAQAEQKQDGHNPKSLQSGLSTCEECHQDFPDLAGLARHQQKLHALRKPHRCKACGQEFALLSTLQLHKCPSSSSVCQLCHGKAQRGAPCSACSSELSDPKGLQEQSHLYQHRHHHDNSPYACAPCGRAFSHKQELLYHQQAGGCQPAPLSPKAPKPSTVLSSFTPVPTPTPSYASLPPSPPRPGVCQFCPRVFRSAAGLANHQRFWHPSQWAKNPTKRSQKSAGKMNGKTLEKMPYSECKNASDSAKKSDAIQKKGQLFPCRSCDRVFSQTAMLHQHRKEVHRREKRPWREHRPSAKSTRQRKKGETYPCLICGKVFLHHLTRWAHLRTHSAQQQSQMRKVAKGVKPSKPTKETKAAEKNPARKTKKTKCSSTSKAGKVDTKKQRRKRENLEEDGEFPCPSCLEVFSSPAALCKHEEVHQPAEIVNNCSICNEGMPPIEGRATMPELLYHCVPCREAFFSLNSFLQHCQMHLPSDDNGEGCDSDD; encoded by the coding sequence ATGGATGTGGCTTCTCACAACTGGGATGCAGACCAAGATTCAGAGGACTTTGTGAggaacaggcaggcaggagatGCTTTTTCCAAGCTGGCTGAACTGATGGCTCAAGCTGAGCAAAAGCAGGATGGTCACAATCCAAAGTCTCTCCAGTCAGGTTTATCCACATGTGAAGAGTGTCACCAGGACTTCCCAGATTTGGCAGGACTTGCTCGCCACCAACAGAAACTGCATGCCCTGCGGAAGCCTCATCGCTGCAAAGCATGTGGCCAAGAGtttgctctcctctctacccTTCAGTTGCACAAGTGCCCCAGCTCTTCCTCAGTCTGCCAGCTGTGCCATGGGAAAGCCCAACGTGGCGCCCCTTGTTCCGCGTGCTCTTCTGAGCTGTCAGACCCTAAGGGTCTGCAGGAGCAGTCCCACCTCTACCAACACcgccatcaccatgacaacagcccCTATGCGTGTGCTCCCTGTGGTCGTGCTTTCAGCCACAAACAGGAGTTACTTTACCACCAGCAGGCAGGTGGATGTCAGCCTGCTCCGCTTAGTCCCAAGGCTCCCAAACCCTCCACTGTCCTATCATCTTTCACTCCTGTCCCTACACCAACACCCTCATATGCTTCTcttcccccatctccccccaGGCCGGGAGTGTGCCAGTTTTGTCCAAGGGTTTTCCGCTCAGCCGCAGGACTGGCTAACCATCAGCGTTTCTGGCATCCAAGCCAGTGGGCAAAGAATCCAACTAAACGTTCACAAAAATCTGCAGGGAAAATGAACGGTAAAACTTTGGAGAAAATGCCATATTCAGAATGTAAAAATGCTTCAGACTCAGCAAAGAAAAGCGATGCGATCCAAAAGAAGGGCCAGCTGTTCCCCTGTCGCTCCTGTGACCGGGTGTTCTCCCAGACCGCCATGCTGCATCAGCACAGGAAAGAGGTACACCGGCGAGAGAAGAGACCCTGGCGGGAGCACAGACCATCAGCTAAAAGCacaagacagaggaagaaaggtGAAACTTACCCATGCCTCATCTGTGGCAAAGTGTTCCTCCACCACCTGACGCGTTGGGCACATCTTCGCACCCACAGCGCCCAACAGCAGAGCCAGATGCGAAAGGTTGCTAAAGGAGTGAAGCCATCAAAGCCCACCAAGGAAACAAAGGCAGCTGAAAAGAATCCCGCCAGAAAAACCAAAAAGACTAAATGCAGCTCCACATCAAAAGCAGGAAAAGtagacacaaagaaacaaaggagaaagagagagaacctaGAGGAAGATGGTGAGTTCCCGTGCCCATCCTGTCTTGAGGTtttcagctctccagctgcTCTCTGCAAGCATGAGGAGGTTCATCAGCCAGCAGAAATCGTCAATAATTGCAGTATTTGCAATGAAGGAATGCCCCCCATTGAAGGAAGAGCCACTATGCCTGAGCTATTATACCATTGTGTGCCATGCAGGGaggcttttttctctctgaacaGCTTTTTGCAGCACTGCCAGATGCACCTTCCTAGTGATGATAATGGTGAAGGATGTGACAGTGATGACTGA